One Candidatus Fermentibacter sp. genomic region harbors:
- the nadD gene encoding nicotinate-nucleotide adenylyltransferase — MTGILGGTFDPPHIGHLILAGEAAARFSLDRVLLVPSRLPPHKMNGPVTPFEDRLEMLSLAAAGDPLLEVADLESVSGPSYTIDLLRSARAGGMDPVFITGSDSLSEMPSWKDYPLFLDLARFVAGTRAGCGRPVIPPAAAGRIEVFEIPGILVSSSELRERFARSMPTRYLIPESVRSFISRRGLYGFREGR; from the coding sequence GTGACCGGCATCCTGGGGGGGACGTTCGACCCGCCCCACATCGGCCACCTGATCCTCGCCGGTGAGGCGGCGGCACGCTTCTCGCTGGACAGGGTGCTCCTGGTGCCGTCACGTCTGCCCCCCCACAAGATGAACGGCCCCGTCACGCCCTTCGAGGACAGGCTCGAGATGCTCTCGCTGGCCGCGGCCGGCGACCCCCTGCTCGAGGTGGCGGACCTCGAGTCCGTGTCAGGTCCGTCCTACACGATCGATCTGCTGCGCAGTGCGCGCGCCGGAGGCATGGACCCGGTCTTCATCACGGGGTCGGACAGCCTTTCCGAGATGCCGTCCTGGAAGGATTATCCGCTCTTCCTCGACCTGGCCCGCTTCGTGGCGGGAACCAGGGCGGGATGCGGGCGGCCCGTCATCCCTCCCGCAGCCGCCGGCAGGATCGAGGTTTTCGAGATCCCCGGGATCCTCGTTTCCTCGAGCGAGCTCCGGGAACGGTTTGCCCGGTCCATGCCCACTCGATATCTTATTCCCGAGTCCGTCCGCAGCTTCATTTCCCGAAGGGGGCTCTATGGCTTCCGAGAAGGGCGTTGA
- a CDS encoding PilT/PilU family type 4a pilus ATPase, protein MASEKGVDRLLSVLLAEDVSDIHFKVGSPPILRKAGLIVRAESVGALQPEHVDQLAFEMMTEPQRKRFAGGDEIDLAHSLPGTARFRVNVYRQRGSTAIVMRRIPFEIPDIDTLGLPPIVKRIALEQRGLVLVTGATGSGKSTTLASMIDFINENEKRHIVTVEDPIEFLHHDKVSSVCQREVGIDTESWTSALRSVFRQDPDVILIGEMRDAASAAVAITGAETGHLVMSTLHTSDAPETVNRIIDMFPAHQQKQVRTQLGGLLKAVISQRLLTNREGKGLVLAAEVMVHTALIQNYIIDPQKTHLIRDAIETSGPQYGMQSFDMALLRLLAQGSIDEVTALAAATNPTALQLKLKGVEAPSDWRM, encoded by the coding sequence ATGGCTTCCGAGAAGGGCGTTGACCGCCTCCTCTCAGTCCTGCTCGCCGAGGATGTGAGCGACATCCACTTCAAGGTGGGGAGCCCGCCCATCCTCCGAAAGGCCGGGCTCATCGTGAGGGCCGAGTCGGTGGGCGCACTCCAGCCCGAGCATGTGGATCAGCTAGCCTTCGAGATGATGACCGAGCCCCAGAGGAAGAGGTTCGCTGGGGGCGATGAGATAGACCTCGCCCACTCCCTGCCGGGCACCGCCAGGTTCAGGGTGAACGTCTACAGGCAGCGTGGATCCACGGCCATAGTCATGCGGCGCATACCGTTCGAAATCCCCGACATAGACACCCTCGGCCTCCCGCCGATCGTGAAGCGCATAGCCCTCGAGCAGCGCGGGCTGGTGCTGGTCACGGGTGCAACCGGCAGCGGCAAGTCCACCACGCTCGCCTCCATGATCGACTTCATCAACGAGAACGAGAAGCGCCACATCGTCACCGTGGAGGACCCGATCGAGTTCCTGCATCACGACAAGGTGTCCAGCGTCTGCCAGAGGGAGGTCGGCATCGACACCGAGAGCTGGACCTCCGCCCTCAGGTCCGTGTTCAGGCAGGATCCCGACGTCATCCTGATCGGCGAGATGAGGGACGCCGCCAGCGCAGCGGTGGCGATCACCGGAGCCGAGACCGGCCATCTCGTCATGAGCACCCTCCATACATCCGACGCCCCCGAGACGGTGAACAGGATCATCGACATGTTCCCGGCCCACCAGCAGAAGCAGGTACGGACCCAGCTCGGCGGCCTCCTCAAGGCAGTGATAAGCCAGAGGCTGCTGACCAACCGCGAGGGCAAGGGGCTGGTGCTCGCCGCGGAGGTCATGGTCCACACCGCTCTCATCCAGAACTACATCATCGATCCCCAGAAGACCCATCTGATCCGGGACGCGATCGAGACGAGCGGGCCTCAGTACGGGATGCAGAGTTTCGACATGGCCCTCCTCAGGCTCCTCGCCCAGGGCAGCATAGACGAGGTCACGGCGCTGGCCGCCGCCACCAACCCGACGGCGCTCCAGCTCAAGCTGAAGGGTGTGGAGGCTCCATCCGACTGGAGGATGTAG
- the bamD gene encoding outer membrane protein assembly factor BamD, translated as MRSFLSSPGTGFVLAVLALLPAGCGRQYDGQGLDRPGLEALAAEAYDSGNWPEAEILYTQLLFNYPGATDTDLYLYRLGVADAGQKLWADADFQFRRILSEFPGSALADEAQYRIALTYWLQNRDFRRDLTPVTLSIAEVRVFFEEFPGSDLMPQVEALEDSCLSHLARRSLFIGQFYERRDRDEAAILYYREALEDYEGRGCMGELLVSMGDLYLKTGNSFAARSSYNRAISECGLSGDLLDRAEEGLARAGGM; from the coding sequence ATGAGATCCTTCTTGAGCTCGCCGGGAACGGGGTTCGTCCTCGCCGTCCTCGCCCTCCTCCCTGCCGGCTGCGGCAGGCAGTACGACGGGCAGGGCCTGGACAGGCCCGGGCTCGAGGCCCTCGCAGCGGAGGCGTACGACAGCGGGAACTGGCCCGAAGCCGAGATCCTCTATACGCAACTCCTCTTCAATTATCCCGGCGCGACCGACACCGACCTCTATCTCTACAGGCTGGGTGTCGCGGATGCGGGACAGAAGCTGTGGGCCGACGCCGACTTCCAGTTCAGGAGGATCCTCTCCGAGTTCCCCGGCAGTGCGCTGGCCGACGAGGCCCAGTACAGGATAGCCCTTACGTACTGGCTCCAGAACCGCGACTTCAGGAGGGATCTGACCCCCGTCACGCTGTCCATCGCCGAGGTGAGGGTGTTCTTCGAGGAATTCCCCGGATCCGATCTCATGCCCCAGGTGGAGGCCCTGGAGGACAGCTGTCTCTCCCACCTGGCCAGGCGCTCGCTGTTCATAGGCCAGTTCTACGAGCGCAGGGACAGGGACGAGGCTGCGATCCTCTACTATCGCGAAGCCCTCGAGGACTACGAGGGAAGGGGCTGCATGGGCGAACTCCTGGTCTCGATGGGCGACCTCTACCTGAAGACGGGCAACTCGTTCGCGGCGAGATCCAGCTACAACAGGGCCATATCCGAGTGCGGCCTCTCGGGGGATCTCCTCGACAGGGCCGAGGAGGGCCTCGCCAGGGCTGGAGGGATGTGA